Proteins from a single region of Halorubrum sp. 2020YC2:
- a CDS encoding extracellular solute-binding protein, translated as MTNHDHTETGVDRRRFIASAAAVGAVGLAGCTGGETDGGGAESSIGQIGSGREGRGLPGGTPVSEMPDLSGELTVYSGRNEFLVGPLVEYIDEQYPDLDLTVRYNSSTDHVNSILNEGNGSPADVFYSVNAGSLGALASEGRTQAIPDDVADLVREEFRTDQWIGTSGRARTVPYDSDEYDDADVPSDIMAFPEEFDGDLAWAPSYGSCQAFVTAMRNLEGDEATREWLEAVVDSGATAYNNEFRVCEEIADGNVDAGFTNHYYIQRVLDGSPDAAIDTAFTEGDAGAVFNVAGAAIVDTASDVELAGNFVRHLLSAEAQDYFARSTFEYPLIPDVEPIGDLPTIDELDVPDLDLTELSDLEATVDLMREAGVDI; from the coding sequence ATGACGAACCACGATCACACGGAGACGGGAGTGGACCGGAGACGGTTCATCGCGAGCGCCGCCGCGGTCGGCGCGGTCGGGCTCGCGGGCTGTACGGGCGGGGAAACGGACGGCGGCGGCGCGGAGTCGTCGATCGGACAGATCGGCTCCGGCCGCGAGGGGCGCGGGCTGCCGGGCGGCACGCCGGTCTCCGAGATGCCCGACCTCTCGGGCGAACTGACGGTGTACTCCGGCCGCAACGAGTTCCTCGTGGGACCGCTCGTCGAGTACATCGACGAGCAGTACCCCGACCTCGACCTGACGGTTCGGTACAACAGCTCCACCGACCACGTCAACTCGATACTCAACGAGGGCAACGGGTCGCCGGCGGACGTGTTCTACTCGGTGAACGCGGGGTCGCTCGGTGCCCTCGCGAGCGAGGGGCGCACGCAGGCGATCCCCGACGACGTGGCCGACCTGGTCCGCGAGGAGTTCCGGACCGACCAGTGGATCGGCACCTCTGGCCGCGCCCGGACGGTCCCGTACGACAGCGACGAGTACGACGACGCGGACGTGCCCAGCGACATCATGGCGTTCCCAGAGGAGTTCGACGGCGACCTCGCGTGGGCGCCCTCCTACGGCTCCTGCCAGGCGTTCGTCACCGCGATGCGGAACCTCGAAGGCGACGAGGCCACCCGCGAGTGGCTCGAGGCCGTCGTCGACTCGGGGGCCACCGCGTACAACAACGAGTTCCGCGTCTGCGAGGAGATCGCGGACGGGAACGTCGACGCCGGCTTCACGAACCACTACTACATCCAGCGCGTCCTCGACGGGAGCCCGGACGCGGCCATCGACACCGCCTTCACCGAGGGGGACGCAGGCGCGGTGTTCAACGTCGCGGGCGCCGCGATCGTCGACACCGCCTCGGACGTCGAACTCGCCGGGAACTTCGTCCGCCACCTGCTGTCGGCCGAGGCGCAGGACTACTTCGCGCGCTCGACGTTCGAGTACCCGCTCATCCCCGACGTGGAGCCGATAGGCGACCTCCCGACGATCGACGAGTTGGACGTGCCGGACCTCGACCTGACGGAGCTGTCCGACCTGGAGGCGACCGTCGACCTGATGCGCGAGGCCGGCGTCGACATCTGA
- a CDS encoding lysylphosphatidylglycerol synthase transmembrane domain-containing protein, which yields MNPRVAAARLRERLVRFCERLPRGSLAVAGTVLVLAVGGAVLARTLDVEAVVSAATAADPAPIIAAVGVYVASWPVRGRRYGDVLAPMGHRCRTAFLTAAVFASQTANLIVPARAGDGVRAYLLNDRRGVPYPTGVASLAVERAFDLVALGALGGAALAALLVDGRAVAPDGSGPAVVAATGTALAAALFSAGVVAVARSDRRFGPALRDRAEGSRLSRVVDAAVRFGAAVRVVAADGGAVARVFLASGVVWGVDVLTAVLVLAALVGGFGGSVAPPTLLVVGTLAVSAGNLAKVLPLSQGGIGLYEAAFTGIVVATTPIPAETALAAAALDHALKNAVTLAGGGLVAGAFDLSVTGVPDESERERDTGATRPTADR from the coding sequence ATGAATCCCCGCGTCGCCGCCGCTCGGCTCCGCGAGCGCCTCGTCCGGTTCTGCGAGCGTCTCCCTCGGGGGTCGCTCGCGGTCGCGGGGACGGTCCTCGTCCTCGCGGTCGGCGGCGCGGTGCTGGCGCGTACCCTCGACGTTGAGGCCGTCGTCTCGGCGGCGACCGCCGCGGACCCGGCCCCGATCATCGCGGCGGTCGGCGTCTACGTCGCCTCGTGGCCGGTCCGCGGCCGGCGGTACGGCGACGTGCTCGCGCCGATGGGCCACCGGTGTCGCACGGCGTTCCTCACGGCGGCGGTGTTCGCGAGCCAGACCGCGAACCTGATCGTCCCCGCGCGGGCCGGCGACGGGGTGCGCGCGTACCTGCTGAACGACCGACGCGGCGTCCCGTACCCGACGGGGGTCGCGTCGCTGGCGGTCGAGCGCGCCTTCGACCTGGTCGCGCTGGGCGCGCTCGGCGGCGCCGCGCTCGCGGCCCTGCTCGTCGACGGGCGGGCCGTGGCGCCGGACGGGTCGGGACCGGCGGTCGTGGCCGCCACGGGAACCGCGCTCGCGGCCGCGCTGTTCTCCGCGGGCGTCGTCGCGGTCGCGCGGAGCGACCGTCGGTTCGGCCCGGCCCTCCGCGACCGCGCCGAGGGGTCCCGGCTCTCGCGGGTCGTCGACGCTGCGGTCCGCTTCGGCGCCGCGGTCCGCGTCGTCGCCGCGGACGGGGGCGCCGTCGCCCGGGTGTTCCTCGCGAGCGGCGTCGTGTGGGGGGTAGACGTTTTGACCGCCGTCCTCGTCCTCGCGGCGCTCGTGGGCGGGTTCGGCGGGAGCGTCGCCCCCCCGACGCTCCTCGTCGTCGGCACCCTCGCCGTCTCGGCCGGGAACCTCGCGAAGGTGTTGCCGCTCTCGCAGGGCGGGATCGGGCTGTACGAGGCGGCGTTCACCGGCATCGTCGTCGCGACCACCCCGATCCCCGCCGAGACCGCGCTCGCCGCGGCGGCGCTCGACCACGCGCTGAAAAACGCCGTCACGCTCGCGGGCGGCGGCCTCGTCGCGGGCGCCTTCGACCTCTCCGTGACGGGCGTGCCCGACGAGTCGGAGCGGGAACGAGACACGGGGGCGACGCGGCCGACGGCGGACCGCTAA
- a CDS encoding iron ABC transporter permease, which yields MSPITRIRDRLTDGEDRLPLGLTLLCAAIAATLVFPLAWLLIEAVTVDPVRAADLTLSVRTAETVLNSLLLMIGVTTLSIAIGVPLAYLTARTDLPFRRFWAVAAALPLVVPSYVGAFSFVSAFGPQGEFHEVLAPLGIERVPEIYGLSGSILVITLYTYPYVYLTTRAALLSFDTTLLEAARTLNHGRLASFRRVTLPAIRPAVAAGSLLAALYAVSDFGTPSIMRLSVFTRQIYVEYNSFGSDYAALLSLQLLVVVLFVLALEWLVRSDASSHGDDAGRTDDRVSLGRLRWPATLLPAGVSAVALLVPLWILGLWLVRSESGRRPSMAFEPVQVLNSVSVSAAAALVAALAAIPIAYFAANHDSRLATLFERSTYVGFAVPGIVLALALVYFGSGYAPWLYQTLPLLVFAYVVRFLPQAVGSSRTSILQVDPRLVEAGRTLGESSMGTFKRVTLPLTRSGIVAGAALVFLTTMKELPVTLILRPSGFETIVTQIWRAQESALYQYAVVPTLILLFISGLSMVVLLAQEGGQEGL from the coding sequence ATGAGCCCGATAACCCGGATCCGCGACCGGCTGACCGACGGGGAGGACCGACTACCGCTGGGGCTGACGCTGCTTTGCGCCGCCATCGCGGCGACGCTCGTCTTCCCGCTCGCGTGGCTCCTGATCGAGGCGGTCACCGTCGACCCCGTGCGCGCCGCGGACCTCACGCTCAGCGTCCGCACCGCGGAGACGGTCCTCAACAGCCTGCTGTTGATGATCGGCGTCACGACGCTGTCGATCGCGATCGGCGTCCCCCTCGCGTACCTCACCGCCCGGACGGACCTCCCCTTCCGTCGGTTCTGGGCGGTCGCGGCCGCGCTTCCGCTTGTCGTCCCGAGCTACGTCGGCGCCTTCTCGTTCGTCTCCGCGTTCGGGCCGCAGGGCGAGTTCCACGAGGTCCTCGCGCCCCTCGGGATCGAGCGGGTCCCGGAGATATACGGCCTCTCCGGGTCGATACTCGTTATCACGCTGTACACGTACCCGTACGTCTACCTGACGACGCGGGCCGCGCTGCTGTCGTTCGACACCACCCTGCTGGAGGCGGCGCGGACGCTGAACCACGGGCGGCTGGCGTCGTTCCGCCGGGTGACGCTGCCCGCGATCCGACCCGCCGTCGCCGCCGGCTCGCTGCTCGCGGCGCTGTACGCGGTCTCGGACTTCGGGACCCCCTCGATCATGCGGCTGTCGGTGTTCACCCGCCAGATCTACGTCGAGTACAACTCCTTCGGGAGCGACTACGCGGCGCTGCTCTCCTTGCAGCTGCTCGTCGTCGTCCTGTTCGTGCTCGCCTTGGAGTGGCTCGTCCGCTCGGACGCCTCCTCGCACGGCGACGACGCGGGCCGCACCGACGACCGGGTGTCGCTGGGGCGGCTGCGGTGGCCGGCGACGCTTTTGCCCGCCGGCGTCTCCGCCGTCGCGCTGCTCGTGCCGCTGTGGATCCTCGGGCTGTGGCTGGTCCGGTCGGAGTCGGGCCGCCGGCCCTCGATGGCCTTCGAGCCCGTTCAGGTGCTCAACTCCGTCTCCGTCTCCGCGGCCGCGGCGCTCGTCGCCGCGCTGGCGGCCATCCCCATCGCGTACTTCGCGGCCAACCACGACTCCCGGCTCGCGACGCTGTTCGAGCGCTCGACGTACGTCGGCTTCGCGGTGCCCGGCATCGTGCTCGCCTTGGCGCTCGTCTACTTCGGCTCCGGCTACGCGCCGTGGCTCTACCAGACGCTGCCCCTCCTTGTGTTCGCGTACGTCGTGCGGTTCCTCCCGCAGGCGGTCGGGTCGAGCCGGACCTCGATCCTTCAGGTGGACCCGCGGCTCGTGGAGGCGGGTCGGACGCTCGGGGAGTCCTCGATGGGGACGTTCAAGCGCGTGACGCTCCCGCTCACGCGCTCCGGTATCGTCGCGGGCGCCGCGCTGGTGTTCCTCACGACGATGAAGGAACTGCCCGTCACGCTGATCCTCCGTCCCTCCGGGTTCGAGACGATCGTCACCCAGATCTGGCGCGCGCAGGAGTCGGCCCTGTACCAGTACGCCGTGGTGCCGACGCTCATCCTCCTTTTCATCTCCGGGCTCTCGATGGTCGTCCTCCTCGCGCAGGAGGGCGGGCAAGAGGGGCTGTGA
- a CDS encoding glycosyltransferase family 39 protein, with amino-acid sequence MRLAARSRQRLARADRVTAAAVCVSLAAGLLTFTVAATLFSHHSANHDEGVYLTQAALLLGGQLEFHAGALADAVHPWFFVEDGGRLYPKYSPVPAATYAISMALFDEPRVTLAAIAAGNAALVYLLGATTAGRRAGLAAAVLFAASPMAILTGAAFLPYAPTTFFNLLFAVAYLRSVRDGSTAAAGVAGVAVGVAFFARPFTAVLFALPFICHALWRVGSAVAAEGLGSLKRSSLPGPVRRHGLTALFGTLFVGVTLAYNLRITGSPLTFPYQAFAPMDGPGFGQRRILGHSVEYTPALALESNGYALRELATRWVAGGPLGTLLALVGGALAVRRWRARADLAGGSSEAAPGGSPSLRRLAALLLAGVVVAVVVGNLFFWGTHNALADLSDPTDGLASLFGPFYHFDLLVPLSVFGGIAVAAAARALPRLRAALAARTGSERSARVAVAVLVAVALVAASGAAVAAASDPVERNAAVDAKHEAAYAPFDETEFTDALVFVPTPYGEWIAHPFQGLRNGPGLDGDAVYALDRDPEEDFAVLDAYPNRTLYRYGYRGAWTADPADRVTPKLEPIEVRDGSRVDAETTVGVPERVDSARVRVETRRGEGRAGYTVTDPEAGEPLAVEWSVGSDGVRLAGAPNGSASVDPAGDVAVLTVTLFAPDGSTFTYRQEATVRTDDDEAVGGEAVGNGSTANVEVVWPPERSVCRLVTDCGSEGTYLSDQPDEHAEWVVFETRAEASD; translated from the coding sequence GTGCGGCTCGCGGCCCGGTCCCGGCAGCGACTCGCCCGCGCCGATCGGGTGACCGCGGCCGCGGTCTGCGTCTCGCTGGCCGCCGGGCTCCTGACGTTTACCGTCGCCGCGACGCTGTTCTCGCACCACTCCGCGAACCACGACGAGGGCGTCTACCTCACGCAGGCCGCGCTCCTCTTAGGCGGCCAACTGGAGTTCCACGCCGGCGCGCTCGCGGACGCCGTCCACCCGTGGTTCTTCGTCGAGGACGGCGGCCGGCTCTACCCGAAGTACAGCCCCGTCCCGGCGGCGACGTACGCGATATCGATGGCCCTCTTCGACGAGCCGCGGGTGACGCTCGCGGCGATCGCCGCGGGCAACGCCGCGCTCGTCTACCTGCTCGGCGCGACGACCGCCGGCCGGCGGGCGGGTCTCGCGGCGGCCGTCCTGTTCGCGGCGTCACCGATGGCGATCCTGACGGGCGCCGCGTTCCTCCCGTACGCGCCCACGACGTTCTTCAACCTCCTGTTCGCGGTCGCGTACCTCCGGAGCGTCCGCGACGGGTCGACGGCGGCCGCCGGGGTCGCGGGCGTCGCCGTCGGGGTCGCCTTCTTCGCGCGCCCGTTCACCGCGGTGCTGTTCGCGCTCCCGTTCATCTGTCACGCGCTGTGGCGGGTGGGGTCGGCGGTCGCGGCCGAGGGGCTGGGGAGCCTGAAGCGCTCGTCGCTCCCCGGTCCCGTCCGGAGACACGGACTGACGGCGCTTTTCGGAACCCTCTTCGTCGGCGTGACGCTCGCGTACAACCTCCGGATCACGGGGTCGCCGCTCACCTTCCCGTATCAGGCGTTCGCGCCCATGGACGGGCCGGGCTTCGGTCAGCGCCGCATCCTCGGCCACTCGGTCGAGTACACGCCCGCGCTGGCGCTGGAATCGAACGGTTACGCGCTGCGGGAGCTGGCGACGCGGTGGGTCGCGGGCGGGCCGCTCGGGACGCTGCTCGCGCTCGTCGGCGGCGCGCTCGCGGTCCGGCGGTGGCGCGCGCGCGCCGACCTCGCGGGCGGGTCTTCCGAGGCCGCTCCCGGCGGTTCTCCGTCGCTCCGGCGGCTCGCTGCGCTGCTCCTCGCCGGCGTCGTCGTCGCGGTCGTCGTCGGGAACCTGTTCTTCTGGGGGACGCACAACGCGCTCGCCGACCTCTCGGACCCGACCGACGGGCTGGCGTCGCTGTTCGGTCCCTTCTACCACTTCGACCTGCTCGTCCCGCTGTCGGTGTTCGGGGGAATCGCCGTCGCGGCCGCCGCCCGGGCGCTGCCGCGGCTTCGCGCCGCCCTCGCCGCGCGGACCGGCTCCGAGCGGAGCGCGCGGGTCGCGGTCGCCGTCCTCGTCGCCGTCGCCCTCGTCGCCGCGTCCGGCGCCGCGGTCGCGGCCGCGAGCGACCCGGTCGAGCGCAACGCGGCGGTCGACGCCAAACACGAGGCCGCGTACGCGCCGTTCGACGAGACGGAGTTCACCGACGCGCTGGTGTTCGTCCCCACCCCGTACGGCGAGTGGATCGCGCACCCGTTCCAGGGGCTCCGGAACGGGCCCGGACTCGACGGCGACGCGGTGTACGCGCTCGACCGCGACCCGGAGGAGGACTTCGCGGTCCTCGACGCCTACCCGAACCGGACGCTCTATCGGTACGGCTACCGCGGCGCGTGGACCGCGGACCCCGCGGACCGCGTCACGCCGAAGCTGGAGCCGATCGAGGTGCGCGACGGCTCGCGGGTGGACGCCGAGACGACGGTCGGGGTCCCGGAGCGCGTCGACAGCGCGCGGGTCCGCGTCGAGACGCGCCGCGGAGAGGGGCGCGCGGGGTACACCGTGACCGACCCCGAGGCCGGCGAGCCGCTCGCGGTCGAGTGGTCGGTCGGGAGCGACGGGGTTCGCCTGGCCGGCGCGCCGAACGGGTCGGCGTCGGTCGACCCCGCGGGCGACGTGGCGGTCCTCACCGTGACGCTGTTCGCGCCCGACGGCTCGACGTTCACCTACCGGCAGGAGGCGACGGTTCGGACCGACGACGACGAGGCGGTGGGAGGCGAGGCGGTAGGGAACGGGAGTACGGCGAACGTCGAGGTCGTCTGGCCCCCGGAGCGGTCGGTGTGTCGGCTCGTCACCGACTGCGGGAGCGAGGGAACGTACCTCTCCGACCAACCCGACGAACACGCCGAGTGGGTCGTCTTCGAAACGCGGGCCGAGGCGAGCGACTGA
- a CDS encoding GMC family oxidoreductase — protein sequence MSGAESVGDGRSAAGDGTRGVDRTPVPDVDVCVVGAGPAGALVADRLAGDRDVVVLDAGPRFDPADRLARQERAIRPAYDRPDVWDVGGARDAHENAGDRSYPLNHARVKGVGGSTLHWQGMVMRLHEDDFDSASERGVGADWPVGYADLRPYYAEAERELGVAGASDNPYAPPREEPHPMPAFEPSYSDSLFAEACESLGIDMHSVPNARNSEPYDDRSPCVGYGTCQPVCPSGAKYDATVHVERAEAAGATVIDRAPVERLEHDGDDRVTAAVYATPDGERHRQEADAFVVAAGGVETPRLLLLSASDRYPDGLANGSGHVGEFFMDHLFAGAGGTLDEETRQNHVGFYTSACDQFYDEADEEQAPFKLEFFNYAGPSPVESALTGDDWGDPLRDRLRDEYGNHVAMGGLVEQLPDADSRVTLADDRTDDRGNPVPRIEWTVGDRALDTIERANEIQVEVLEELGADVEWVAGPDATGPAYHHMGTTRMSDDPEAGVVDADCRTHDLGNCWIASSSVFPTSGAMNPTLTIAALALRVGDDVADWLDDES from the coding sequence ATGAGCGGCGCCGAGAGCGTAGGCGACGGGCGCTCGGCCGCCGGCGACGGGACGCGCGGCGTCGACCGGACGCCGGTCCCCGACGTCGACGTCTGCGTCGTCGGCGCGGGTCCCGCGGGGGCGCTCGTCGCGGACCGGCTTGCCGGCGACCGCGACGTGGTGGTCCTCGACGCCGGGCCGCGGTTCGACCCCGCCGACCGGCTCGCCAGGCAGGAGCGGGCGATCCGGCCCGCCTACGACCGCCCGGACGTCTGGGACGTGGGCGGCGCGCGCGACGCCCACGAGAACGCCGGCGACCGCTCGTACCCCCTCAACCACGCCCGCGTGAAGGGCGTCGGCGGGTCGACGCTGCACTGGCAGGGGATGGTGATGCGGCTCCACGAGGACGACTTCGACTCCGCGAGCGAGCGCGGCGTCGGCGCCGACTGGCCCGTCGGCTACGCGGACCTCCGGCCCTACTACGCCGAGGCCGAGCGCGAGTTGGGCGTCGCCGGCGCCTCGGACAACCCCTACGCGCCGCCCCGCGAGGAGCCGCACCCGATGCCGGCGTTCGAGCCCTCCTACAGCGACTCGCTTTTCGCGGAGGCCTGCGAGTCGCTGGGGATCGACATGCACTCGGTGCCGAACGCGCGCAACTCCGAGCCGTACGACGACCGGTCGCCCTGCGTCGGCTACGGGACCTGCCAGCCCGTCTGCCCGAGCGGGGCGAAGTACGACGCGACGGTCCACGTCGAGCGCGCGGAGGCGGCGGGCGCGACGGTCATCGACCGCGCGCCGGTCGAGCGCCTCGAACACGACGGCGACGACCGGGTGACCGCGGCCGTCTACGCGACGCCGGACGGGGAGCGGCACCGGCAGGAGGCGGACGCGTTCGTCGTCGCCGCGGGGGGCGTGGAGACGCCGCGGCTCCTGCTCCTCTCGGCGTCGGACCGCTACCCGGACGGCCTCGCGAACGGGAGCGGCCACGTCGGGGAGTTCTTCATGGACCACCTGTTCGCGGGCGCGGGCGGCACGCTCGACGAGGAGACGAGACAGAACCACGTCGGCTTCTACACCAGCGCCTGCGACCAGTTCTACGACGAGGCCGACGAGGAGCAGGCCCCGTTCAAGCTGGAGTTCTTCAACTACGCCGGGCCCTCGCCGGTGGAGTCGGCCCTCACCGGCGACGACTGGGGCGACCCGCTCCGCGACCGACTGCGCGACGAGTACGGCAACCACGTCGCGATGGGCGGCCTCGTCGAGCAGCTCCCCGACGCCGACAGCCGCGTGACGCTCGCGGACGACCGCACCGACGACCGCGGGAACCCGGTCCCGCGGATCGAGTGGACCGTCGGAGACCGCGCGCTCGACACGATCGAACGCGCCAACGAGATTCAGGTCGAGGTCTTAGAGGAGCTCGGCGCCGACGTGGAGTGGGTCGCCGGCCCGGACGCCACCGGTCCCGCCTACCACCACATGGGGACGACGCGGATGAGCGACGACCCCGAGGCGGGCGTCGTCGACGCCGACTGCCGGACCCACGACCTCGGCAACTGCTGGATCGCCTCCAGCTCCGTCTTCCCGACGAGCGGCGCGATGAACCCGACGCTCACCATCGCCGCGCTCGCCCTGCGCGTCGGGGACGACGTGGCCGACTGGCTCGACGACGAGTCCTGA
- a CDS encoding dolichyl-phosphate hexose transferase codes for MGTYNEAEAIATVLEDIDEVTDGRAEVVCVDGSSDRTPEIAREHGARVIEQEPQGYGVAVREAILTPDRPVVVTTDCDDTYPMEALPEFLEAINDGADVVSGDRLYHGAEAMPALNRFGNHAFAALASLLMGERVHDTTTGMRAYRRDVVEEIGWTENTGLSAELLIRPLMRGYDVRERPIRYAERLGETKLDPIGGGAAIAKSIVTVCLEERLRRF; via the coding sequence ATGGGGACGTACAACGAGGCGGAGGCCATCGCGACGGTGCTTGAGGACATCGACGAGGTGACCGACGGGAGAGCCGAGGTCGTCTGCGTCGACGGCTCCTCGGACCGTACGCCGGAGATCGCCCGCGAGCACGGCGCGCGGGTCATCGAACAGGAGCCACAGGGGTACGGCGTCGCCGTCCGCGAGGCGATCCTGACGCCCGACCGCCCGGTCGTCGTCACGACCGACTGCGACGACACCTACCCGATGGAGGCGTTACCGGAGTTCCTCGAAGCGATCAACGACGGCGCGGACGTGGTGAGCGGCGACCGCCTCTACCACGGCGCCGAGGCGATGCCGGCGCTCAACCGGTTCGGCAACCACGCGTTCGCGGCGCTCGCCTCCCTCCTGATGGGCGAGCGCGTCCACGACACTACCACCGGGATGCGGGCGTACCGCCGCGACGTGGTCGAGGAGATCGGCTGGACGGAGAACACCGGTCTCTCCGCCGAACTCCTGATCCGCCCGCTGATGCGCGGCTACGACGTGCGCGAGCGCCCGATCCGGTACGCCGAGCGCCTCGGGGAGACGAAACTCGACCCGATCGGCGGCGGCGCCGCCATCGCGAAGTCGATCGTCACCGTCTGCCTCGAAGAGCGGCTGCGGCGCTTCTGA
- a CDS encoding gluconate 2-dehydrogenase subunit 3 family protein produces MELTRRDAAAALAALGASGGVALGARFAADRGREGDEELGADGTADEPSTGDETVRETLTAVASVVYPSDVTGVDEFVEGFLAGRLDGSAHATGLREAVAELNHLANSWHGAPVVDLDPADRDRLLREVGADEADEDPDGTTAERVRYYVVNELLLALYASPTGGELVGIENPQGHPGGAESYRRGPR; encoded by the coding sequence ATGGAACTGACGCGGCGCGACGCGGCGGCGGCGCTGGCCGCGCTCGGCGCGAGCGGCGGGGTCGCGCTCGGCGCGCGGTTCGCCGCGGACCGCGGCCGCGAGGGCGACGAGGAACTCGGGGCGGACGGGACCGCGGACGAGCCGTCGACCGGCGACGAGACGGTCCGCGAGACCCTGACCGCCGTCGCGTCGGTCGTCTACCCGTCCGACGTCACGGGCGTCGACGAGTTCGTCGAGGGGTTCCTCGCGGGACGGCTCGACGGCTCGGCGCACGCGACCGGGCTCCGCGAGGCGGTCGCGGAGCTGAACCACCTCGCGAACTCGTGGCACGGCGCGCCCGTCGTCGACCTCGACCCCGCCGACCGTGACCGGCTCCTCCGGGAGGTCGGCGCCGACGAGGCCGACGAGGACCCCGACGGGACGACCGCCGAGCGGGTCCGCTACTACGTCGTCAACGAACTGCTGCTGGCGCTGTACGCCTCCCCGACCGGCGGGGAGTTGGTGGGTATCGAGAACCCGCAGGGGCACCCGGGCGGCGCCGAGAGCTATCGGCGGGGGCCGCGATGA
- a CDS encoding alpha-1 4-glucan-protein synthase yields MNATDSDRDGPDVCVIVPTIREYDCVRAYVENAREHGFDVSRLHFLLVTEDFCDVSEMRAMLDDLGVSGEVFDGGRREEWYEANGVAEYGHVVPAASHAETSFGLLYMWADDSFDCGLFIDDDTLPHDGADYFGRHMENLAFEGSVERVSSDEDWVNVLYDNADEHGLYPRGYPYAAMDETVETDSVDIESGEVVASQGLWTNVPDLDAVRILMDGDLEGQAQTRTSADDFGDDFVAARGNYLTVCSMNLAFRREVIPAFYQLPMDDNEWDVGRFDDIWSGLFLKRACDVLGKRIYNGDPLCEHNKAPRSTFDDLANEVAGLELNEHVWEVIDSVESPVPRAAQTAEPSEDEAGDDADSFAAVFDGMADALAEGDFEEWNNGAFLNYCGEYMRDWLDCLDAIRRTPAVADD; encoded by the coding sequence ATGAACGCGACCGACTCGGACCGCGACGGTCCGGACGTCTGCGTGATCGTCCCGACGATACGGGAGTACGACTGCGTCCGCGCGTACGTCGAGAACGCCCGCGAACACGGCTTCGACGTCTCGCGGCTTCACTTCCTCTTAGTCACCGAGGACTTCTGTGACGTCTCGGAGATGCGCGCCATGCTCGACGACCTCGGCGTCTCCGGCGAGGTGTTCGACGGCGGCCGCCGCGAGGAGTGGTATGAGGCCAACGGCGTCGCGGAGTACGGCCACGTCGTCCCGGCCGCGAGCCACGCCGAGACGAGCTTCGGGCTGCTGTACATGTGGGCCGACGACTCCTTCGACTGCGGCCTCTTCATCGACGACGACACGCTCCCCCACGACGGCGCCGACTACTTCGGTCGCCACATGGAGAACCTCGCGTTCGAGGGCTCGGTCGAACGGGTCAGTTCGGACGAGGACTGGGTGAACGTCCTCTACGACAACGCCGACGAACACGGTCTCTACCCGCGCGGCTACCCCTACGCCGCGATGGACGAGACGGTCGAGACGGATTCCGTCGACATCGAGTCCGGCGAGGTGGTCGCCTCGCAGGGGCTGTGGACGAACGTCCCCGACCTCGACGCGGTCCGAATCTTAATGGACGGCGACTTAGAGGGGCAGGCGCAGACCCGCACGAGCGCGGACGACTTCGGGGACGACTTCGTCGCCGCGCGCGGCAACTACCTCACCGTCTGCTCGATGAACCTCGCGTTCCGCCGCGAGGTGATCCCCGCGTTCTACCAGCTGCCGATGGACGACAACGAGTGGGACGTGGGCCGGTTCGACGACATTTGGTCGGGCCTGTTCTTAAAGCGCGCCTGCGACGTGCTGGGCAAGCGGATCTACAACGGCGACCCGCTGTGTGAACACAACAAGGCCCCGCGCTCGACGTTCGACGACCTCGCGAACGAGGTGGCGGGACTGGAGCTGAACGAGCACGTCTGGGAGGTGATAGACAGCGTGGAATCTCCGGTTCCACGGGCCGCTCAGACGGCGGAGCCGTCTGAGGACGAGGCGGGCGACGACGCCGACTCGTTCGCGGCGGTCTTCGATGGGATGGCCGACGCGCTCGCGGAAGGCGACTTCGAGGAGTGGAACAACGGCGCGTTCCTCAACTACTGCGGCGAGTACATGCGCGACTGGCTCGACTGCCTCGACGCGATCCGCCGGACGCCGGCGGTCGCGGACGACTGA